Proteins encoded in a region of the Mixophyes fleayi isolate aMixFle1 chromosome 5, aMixFle1.hap1, whole genome shotgun sequence genome:
- the LOC142159445 gene encoding uncharacterized protein LOC142159445: MGGSYSPAPLLPSRLDPCGPALGSARRRLDYITRSQLTAPLCVSEPAVTNQEMRAVGGGRSGSESRDQRSAGIHVEPIPGSTDAQPVSASVVEASVSAGNPAPHDHQGGIRGLVEQAVAPSTLKTYQASWRRWSLFSGQKDQSEAGQRDAMLAFMWESYSKGDSRASMASTLAGISFMARLQGYTDVTKGFMISKTLNGWARARPSQADARLPITNNILDQLIGTLGGIAVDEYEKILFSAAFSMAFFGAFRVSELVARSREHQESGLKAEHVSLCGGVVSCKIISSKTDQSGRGAWVQLTRQPNSNIYPVNLVSRFRNIRPQARLFLCHHNGMPMTKYQFSAIMKKSLQSLNLDSTMYGTHSFRIGAATSAALAGSSTETIKALGRWKSTAYKSYVRIDNVDV, encoded by the exons ATGGGGGGTTCCTATAGCCCGGCTCCCCTTTTGCCTTCTAGACTAGATCCCTGCGGCCCAGCCTTGGGATCGGCGCGGCGACGACTGGACTACATTACTAGATCTCAGCTTACTGCTCCACTTTGTGTTTCAGAACCTGCGGTCACGAACCAGGAGATGAGGGCTGTCGGTGGAGGTCGTTCCGGGTCCGAGTCACGAGACCAGAGGTCGGCAGGGATTCATGTGGAACCAATCCCGGGATCAACAGATGCCCAGCCAGTGTCAGCCAGTGTTGTGGAGGCGTCAGTCAGTGCCGGGAATCCTGCTCCTCATG atcatcaaggcGGCATAAGGGGGCTCGTAGAACAGGCGGTAGCCCCTTCCACCCTGAAGACGTATCAGGcatcatggagacggtggtcactaTTCAGCGGGCAAAAAGATCAATctgaggcaggtcagcgtgacgctatgttagcatttatgtgggagagctattccaaaggGGATTCTAgagcctctatggcatctactctGGCGGGGATATCTTTCATGGCCAGGCTTCAAGGTTACACGGATGTCACAAAAGGGTTCATGATCAGTAAGACCCTAAACGGGTGGGCTAGGGCTAGACCCTCGCAGGCGGATGCGCGCTTACCAATCACCAACAATATTCTGGACCAGTTGATAGGGACTCTTGGAGGGATCGCAGTTGATGAATATGAGAAGATCTTATTTAGCGCTGCGTtctccatggccttttttggagCTTTTCGGGTTTCTGAACTGGTGGCTAGATCTAGGGAGCATCAAGAGTCAGGTTTGAAGGCGGAGCATGTCAGCTTATGCGGAGGGGTTGTTTCCTGTAAAATAATTAgctctaagactgatcagagtggCAGGGGAGCATGGGTTCAGCTAACTAGGCAGCCTAATAGTAACATATACCCGGTTAATTTAGTGTCACGGTTTAGGAATATAAGACCTCAGGCTCGTTTGTTTTTATGTCACCATAACGGCATGCCCATGACGAAATATCAATTTTCGGCCATTATGAAGAAGTCCCTACAGTCATTAAATCTAGACAGTACTATGTACGGAACTCATTCGTTCAGGATCGGGGCGGCCACATCTGCTGCTTTGGCGGGATCCTCCACTGAGACCATAAAAGCGCTGGGCCGTTGGAAATCCACGGCCTATAAATCTTATGTCAGGATTGACAATGTTGATGTTTGA